TATCTGATAAATGGTTTGGAATTAAAGTGATTAAAAGCACATCTAAAAAAGCAATAAAACATTATAATTTCATTGGAAATAATGAGGTCAACCAATCAGAAGTTGAAGCCAACTTCACTAAAGTAAACAATGATAATAATTGTTATAAAATGAAAATTGAACGTAACAATTCAGAAGTTATTTCCAATATAACCATTTATTTAGATGTTTTAGCTAATAGAACTCCTCATGTTATTTCTTATTCTGGATTTCAAGGTGGTAGTGGAGATATAAAGCTAAATGTAAATAAGGTTATTTCATTTAATGATTATTTAAAAAAAGAAAATTTAGATATGGAGATTGTGAGGTTAAATAATGCTAACTCATAAAGATATAGATAATAACGATAAAATAGAAACCATGAGAATGGATTTATACAACGAAGAAGTGCTTTATGAGTATGAAACCATAGAGCATCAATATTTGGGATATTTTGCTGGTGTTGGTTTTTTTAGTGTTATGAGTTGGATGTTATATGACTTTAGTCAAGATATGCTAGATACAGGTGGTGTGGTGGCATTTAGTTTACTTACCATTTTCATGACATTGTTTTTTATCTTTTTTGGTTCTGCAGACATAAAGCGGGTTTACAAATTCACTAAAAACGGAATAGTAACTGAGAAGGCAGATGTGGTACCAGAGTACGCTTATCAATGCATACGAATGATAGGTCGAGTGGGTGTCGTTGTATGTTTGATTGCCGTTGTTTTTGTTGGCCCTATGGCGTTCATTGGAGCTGGGACCAGTGCGTTACTCTCATTTAAACTGGTTAACTTTAGACTGAAACCTATGTTGTTTGAAAGTTTGTATTTTGATGAATCAGTAATAATAAAATCATCAAAGATAAATTATATAACGGTCGTTCCCAATGCTAACTTTCTATTGTCGTTAAATGGTCTTTTTTGTAATAAAGAAAATGTAGATGATATTTTTAATACCTTGAGGGAATTCTACCCAAATGGTTATTTTTATGAGGTAGAGGAAGAAGATGATATTTATGAGCATGAAAAATTTAAAGAGTTCTTACATCCAATGGATCAAGATTGATGTGAAATAGTAAGGGATGAAGTTAAATAATGCATGATAAAGACAATGAATTAGAACTTGAGCGTGAACTTCATGAGTTACCTATTATTTATCAATGGGAAGCTATTAGGTGCGATAGAGCTAGTTATGCTTTGCGCTGGATGATTGCTATTGGCTCGTCATTAATTGTTTATGGTGGCCTATATTTACTAATTAAAGATAGCGAAACGATAATTCCATTATTGCTAATGGGCATAGCTATGGCATTAGTATCGCGTTATTTATTTCTGGCAGATAATCAACATCATTATTTTTTAACGAAAAAAGGTATTCACTTTACAACAGAGCAGATAATCCCTGAAATGGCGTATAAAGTGATGAGAGGTTTTGCTTGGTTTGGTGTGGCGGTAAGTTTTTTTGCTGTAACTATAATAGGGCCAATGGCTTTTATTGGAGCTGGCGCTTGTGCATTGCTGTCATTTAAAATGACTGGTTTTAAATCAGTACCTCGCAGTTCTTTTGTATATTTTGTAGATGAATATACTGTATTTGATATTCAGAAAGAAAATACTTTTTCAATAATAAGTCATCCACATGATATATATGATTCATGTTATCGCTTGTATTATTTTCTTGAAGATAGAAATGAAATAAAAAAACAATTACTTCAGGTGATTAAAAAAAGTCATTATAAAATCATTAACCATCCAGATGATATTTATGACTATGCTCCATTTGAACCCTCTGAAAACCTGAACATAAACAATGCTAACTCATAAAGATATAGATAATACAAACAAAATAGAAACCATGAGAATGGCCTTATATAACGAAGAAGTGCTTTATGAGTATGAAACCATAGAGCATCAATATTTAGGGTATTTTGCGGCTGCCGGTTTTTTCAGTGTGATGCTTTGGTTTTTATATGATTTTAGTGATGATGGAATAGACGCAGGTGAAGCCATTATATTTGGTGGTGGTGGAACCATAATGACACTATTTTTAATTTTTTTTGCTTCTGCAGACATAAAGCGGATTTACAAGTTCACTAAAAACGGAATATTAACCGAGCAGGCAGATGTGGTACCTGAGTATGCTTATCAATGTATACGAATGATAGGTCGAGTGGGTGTCGTAGTATGTTTAGTTGCAGTTGTTTTTGTTGGCCCTATGGCGTTTGTTGGAGCTGGAGCGAGTGCGTTACTCTCATTCAAACTGGTTAACTTTAGATTGAAACCTATGTTGTTTGAAAGTTTGTATTTTGATGAGTCAGTGATATTTAAAACAAGCAAAGAAAATTATATAGATATTACAGCAAACACTAATGATACCTGCTCTTCGATGGGTTTTTTTTGTAATAAAGATAACGTAGAAGAAATTTTTAATACAATAAAAATATTTTATCCAAATGGATATTTTTTTGAAGTTATGAGTGTTGAAGATATTTGTGAACACGAAAAGTTTAATGAATTCTTACATCCAGCAGATCAGGATTGATGTGAAGTCGTAAAGGATGTGCTAAATAATGCATGATAAAGACAATGAATTAGAACTTGAGAATGATCTTTATAACGCTAAGGTTATTTATCAGTGGGAAGCAATTAGATGTGACAGGTTGGGGAATAAGCTGCGTTGGTTTGTATCTTTAGGTATTCCTTTTTTTGGTTATAGTTTTTTATTATTACTAATACAAGATATGGATGCGGTTCCAGTATTGTTTTTTATTGGTTTAATAATGACTTTTGTTATTCGTTATTTATTTCTGGCAGATAATCAGCATCATTATTTTTTAACGAAAAAAGGCATTCACTTTACAACAGAGCAGATAATCCCTGAAATGGCGTATAAAGTGATGAGAGGTTTTGCTTGGTTTGGTGTGGCGGTAAGTTTTTTTGCTGTAACTATAATAGGGCCAATGGCTTTTATTGGAGCTGGTGCTTGTGCATTGTTGTCATTTAAAATGACAGGGTTTGAGTCAAAAATCAGCAAGTCATACATACTTTTTTCTGATGAATATACATTATTTGATATTAGAAAAGAGGATACTTTTGCAATTATAAGCCATCCATATGACTTATATGCTTCATACGAATGGTTATTTTATTTTCCTAAAGACCGAGAAGAAATAAAGAAACATTTATTGAGTGTGTTTCGTAAAAGTAGATACGTTGAAATATATCACCCTAAAGAAATAGATAACTACGGTCCATTTGAACCCTCGAAATAGTAAAATCATAATACAACAAACATAAAAAAAGCGGCGATGACGCCGCTTTGAACTAGCCAATTAACGTTGAGTGCTATTTATTTTTAGAATTTATAGTCTAACTCAATGCCCCAGTTACGACCTGCTTGAGCCTGTCGGTCAATTCCTTCCTCACCAACTTCGGTTCCAATCATGTCGTTGTATAGCCAGTATTGTTTATCAAATGCATTAAATAAACCACCACGAAGAGTTAAATCCTTCATTGGTTTATAGTAAGCGGTTAAATCAACCAAGGTGTAGCCTGCAACATTGATGTTTTCATTGCCAACGTTTGACCATTTGTCTTTGCCAGCAACCATATTAATGTTTAATAAAGCACCGTAAGTGTAACCAACTGAGTCATAACCTAAGCCTAGGTTTGAAGTAAGAGGAGCAACACTGTCTATCGGAGCTCCCGTCTTTTTATCTCGACCTTCTGCGTAAGCAATGCTCAATTTAGAGTACGTGCCTTGAGGCGCATTGAAGGCTTCATCTAATAAATACGTTGAGTTAAATTCAATACCGTAAATTTCTGCTGAATCGATATTCTCTTTTGTATAATGCTCTTTACCGTCGTTCGGGCCACCAACGACTTTACCTATGTATTTTTGGTTGATGAAATCGGAATAATCATTATAGAAAGCAATTAACTCAAGTTGTGCGGCATTAGATTGAGCTCGAATACCTGCTTCATACGAAATACTGCTTTCTGCTTTTAGATCTGGATTTGCATCGATGACAGCGCCACTATCGTAAAAGTAGTACATATCTTGCAGAGTAGGGGCTTTAAATCCTTGGCTAATTTGACCAAGTACGCTGAAATTATTATTGATATGATAAACCGAACCTAGCTTAGCTGTGAAAGCGTCATTTTGACTATCAGGATATTCGGTTTTAAAGCCTTCATTGGTTTCAGGTTCTGCTTTGAATGAGTCATAGCGTAAACCTGCTGTTAGCACTAATTGTTCATTGAATAAGAAAGCTTGGTCTTGTGCAAAAATACCGTATTGAGTCATTGTTGCATCAGGCATATCGGTATGGCCCGGTCCAACGGTGCCTTTGTCGTATTTATAATCGGTGTTTTCAGTTGCGAACTTGTTTTGTCTAAAGCTTACACCATAAGTGATTTGATGGAATCCTTCTCCAAACTCGGCAATTTTATCAAATTGTGCGTCAAACTGGATAGAATCATCAGTAGCAATACGTTCACGCATACGACGACCACTACCATAAGGACCTGTTGAAGTATCGTAGTTTTCTGACAATGATTCAGTTTGTTGCACGTTTAATTTTGATTCTAGTGTATCGAATAGTGAATTATTCGCTTGCCATTCGTGCTCTAAACCAACACGTAATCGAGTGTTTGTATCTTTATTGTAATTGTCATAATAAGTAATGATTGGGGTGCCTCGACTCATCATCGAATAACCATTTTGTGATAATTCATCTTCATCGTATTGAGAGGTGAAGTATTCAACAGTAGCACCGATGCGATGTGAATCGTTTAATTGGTAAAAGGCTTTAGCAAGAAGGTTACCGATTTGTGCATCGGCTGGGTTAGCAGCACCGCGATCAGGACCTTCAATATCAGCACCATTTGAATGAGTTTGTGATTCATTGCCTTTTTTATACGTTAGCATGATCAGTGTTTCTAACTCTGCCGCACGCATTGCCCATGTGCCCGTTGTCTTTGAGCTTGTATCAATGCTGTTATAGCTAGTTTTTACTTCAAATGCGTTTTCATCGCCATCGGTTCTTAAGATATCTTCAGGATTTTTCGTTTCCATTAGCACTGTTCCGCCAAGTGCATCTGAGCCATATAGAGTAGAAGAAGGCCCTTTATTTACCTCAATTGCTTTTAGCGTATCTATTTCAATCGTACTTGGGTATTTACGTTGTTCGTTTGAACCTGGGTTATAAGGAGTAGGTTGTTGAACGCCATCAACTAGCATTTTTATACGGCTATCACTCATACCACGAATGGTAAATCCGGATAACCCAAAACGGCCACCACCATTAGCCGACACACCAGGAGTGTATTTCAGAGCATCTTGAATGTCGGTTGCCATTGTTTTTTCAATATCATCTGATGTGACTTTTGAAATCGAACTTGATGTGTCTTTAATGCTTTGCTCTGTACGAGTTGCAGAAACAACCACTTCATCAAACATGGTTGTTTCTTTATTTGATGAGGTTTCAGCGTGGAGAGTGGGAGATAGTGCAACGAGAATAGACGCTGCTAAAAATGTTTTTTTATTAGACATGAATTTTTCCTTTGAAGTTGTCCTCTCATAATTCGCCGGAGATAATACATATTACGAATGATAATTACTATCATTTTCATTTGATCTTTTCGTTTTTTGTTCTATGGCAGCAAAAATTGATTTGAAATAGGGAAGAAAGACAGTGGAAAAGAAAGAAATAGTGCAGATAGGGTAAGCAATTGGTTAAGAAAAGCACTTTTTTCTATTAGATTGAATATTTTATCTAATTCAATTTGGATTTAGCGCTGTGATTTATTACTATGTGTTGTTATATGTATTTTACTCGCAACGGATACCACCTATAAGTGGATGAGGAAACGATGCAACATCTAGACGAGATCATTGCCAATGCAACGGCAGAAATTGAACAAGCTGGCTCTTTAGTCGCTCTGGACGAAGTCCGTGTTCAATATTTAGGTAAAAAAGGCCACTTAACACTTCAACTTCAAGGTCTAGGTAAACTTGACCCATCTGAGCGTCGTGAAGCGGGTCAATTAATCAACAAAGGTAAGCAAGCAGTACAAGCAATGCTAACAGAGCGTAAAGACGCACTGCAAACGGCTGAGCTTGAAGCAAAACTTGCTGCTGAAACTATCGATGTGAGCCTTCCTGGCCGTCGTATCGAGAACGGTGGTTTACACCCTGTTACTCGTACTGTTGAGCGTATTGAGCAATTTTTTGGCGAGCTAGGCTTTAGCACTGAGTCTGGTCCTGAAATCGAAGATGCATTCCATAACTTCGACGCATTAAACATTGCAGAAGATCACCCAGCTCGTACTGACCACGACACCTTCTTCTTTAACCCTGATCTAATGCTACGTACGCACACATCAGGTGTTCAGATCCGTACAATGGAAAATGGTAAACCACCATTCCGTTTCATTGCACCAGGCCGTGTATACCGTAACGATTACGACCAAACACACACGCCAATGTTCCACCAAGTGGAAGGTATGTTAGTTGATGAGAACGTAAACTTTGCACAACTTAAAGGTATTCTTCACGATTTCCTTTGTAATTTCTTTGAAGAAGAAGTTGAAGTGCGTTTCCGTCCTTCATTCTTCCCATTCACTGAGCCTTCTGCTGAAGTTGATGTTAAGCGTAAAGATGGCAAATGGTTAGAAGTATTAGGTTGTGGCATGGTTCACCCTAATGTACTTCGTTCTGTTGGCATCGACCCTGAAAAATACTCAGGCTTTGCGTTTGGTATGGGTGTTGAGCGTCTAACTATGCTTCGTTACGGCGTAAATGACCTTCGTGCGTTCTTCGAGAACGATCTTCGTTTCCTTAAACAATTCAAGTAATTCGGGGCTAGAAACTTATGAAATTCAGTGAATCTTGGCTACGCGAGTGGGTTAAACCTGCTATTAACAGCGAAGAGCTAGCTCACCAAATCACAATGGCTGGTTTGGAAGTTGATGAAGTTGCACCTGTTGCTGGTGAGTTCACCGGCGTTAAAGTAGGTAAAGTGGTTGAGTGTGGTCAACACCCAGACGCAGACAAACTTCGTGTAACTAAAATTGATATCGGCGAAGAAGAGCTTTTAGATATCGTTTGTGGTGCATCTAACTGTCGTCTTGGTCTAACGGTTGCTGTTGCGACAGTTGGCGCAGTACTTCCTGGTAACTTTAAAATTAAGAAAGCAAAACTACGTGGCGTTCCATCACACGGTATGCTTTGTTCTTTCTCTGAGCTAGGTATCGATGTTGAATCTGAAGGTATTTTAGAATTACCTGAAGGTACAACACTAGGTGCAGATGTTCGTGATATTTTAGAACTTAACGACGTTGCTATCGACGTTGACTTAACAGCAAACCGTGCTGACTGTTTCAGCATTCGTGGTTTAGCTCGTGAAGTAGGTGTTCTTAACCGTGCAGACGTTACAGAACCTACTATTGCAGCAGTAGCGACAAGCATTGAAGATGCAGTATCTATCGAAGTTAAAGCAACTGAAGCGTGTCCACGTTACCTTGGTCGTGTTATCAAGAACGTAAACGCTAAAGCTGAAACACCAATTTGGATGCAAGAGAAACTGCGTCGTTGTGGTATTCGCTCAATCGATGCGATTGTTGATATCACAAACTACGTAATGCTTGAGCAAGGCCAACCTATGCACGCGTTTGATCTAGCTAAGATCGACGGTGGCATTGTGGTTCGTATGGCTGAGCAAGATGAGAAACTGACTCTTCTTGATGGCAACGAAGCAAAATTAAACGACAACACATTAGTGATTGCAGACCAAAATAAAGCACTAGCAATCGCTGGTATCTTTGGTGGTCAAGAGTCTGGTGTTACTTCTGAAACAACTGACATCATGCTTGAGTGTGCATTCTTCGCACCTGATCACATCCGTGGTCGTGCACGTGCATACGGTCTACACACTGATTCTTCTCTACGTTTTGAACGTGGTGTTGATTCAACGCTACAAGCAGCAGCAATGGAGCGCGCAACACAGCTTCTAGTTGAACTTTGTGGTGGTGAAGTAGCTCCTGTTGTTGCTGTTGAATCAGAAGCTGATTTACCAAAAGCAAACACAGTTGAATTACGTCGTAGCAAGTTAGATGGTCTATTAGGTCATCACATCCCATCAACAGATGTGGTTGAGATCCTTACTCGTCTAGGTTGTGCAGTTGAAAGTACTGACACAGGTTGGACTGCAAGCTCTCCATCATGGCGTTTTGATATTGCAATCGAGCAAGACCTAATTGAAGAAGTAGGTCGTATCTACGGTTACAATAACATTCCTAACCAAGCGCCTGTTGCTGCACTAAACATGAACGATCACAAAGAAGCAAACCAACCGCTTAAGCGTGTTCGTGATCTTCTTGTTGACCGTGGTTACCACGAAGCAATTACCTACAGCTTTGTAGAGCCAGAGCAACAAAAACTGATCGTGCCTGAGATTGAGCCGTTAATTCTGCCATTCCCAATCTCAGCTGAAATGTCAGCGATGCGTTTAAGCCTATGGACTGGTTTGATCAATACCGTTGTTCATAACCAAAAACGTCAACAACCACGCGTTCGTTTATTCGAATCTGGTCTGCGTTTTATTCCAGAAGAATCAGCAGAAAACGGCATGCGTCAAGAAATGATGCTTGCTGGTATCATCGCTGGTACTCGTGGTGAAGAACACTGGGATATCGCAACAAACACAGTTGATTTCTTTGATCTTAAAGGCGATTTAGAAGCGGTTCTTGAACTAACTGCTAACGAATTAGCGTATGAGTTTAAAGCGGCTAAGCACCCAGCACTTCACCCAGGCCAAACAGCAGCAATCGTTGTTGATGGTAAAGAAGTTGGTTTCATTGGTACAGTACACCCAGAGCTAGAGCGTAAGTTTGGCTTAAACGGTCGTACAATCATGTTTGAAATCGAGTGGGACGCAATCAATACTCGCGTTATTCCAGAAGCTGCATCAGTATCTAAGTTCCCTGCAAACCGTCGTGATATCGCGATCGTTGCAGACGAAGCAATTGCTTCTGGTGACATCGTTGCTGAATGTTTAGCATCAGGTGGCGAGCTATTAACTAGCGCGAAACTGTTCGATGTTTACCGTGGTCAAGGCGTTGAAGAAGGTAAGAAGAGTCTTGCAATCGCACTGACACTTCAATCTGTTGAGCGTACGCTAGAAGAGGCTGATATCACTTCAGCTGTTGATGCTATCGTTGCTGCAATTGGTGAGAAGTTCTCAGCAACACTGCGTGACTAATATACTTCTTTTCTAACGAAAGAATATAAGATCCAGTACTGACATTTGTTGGTACTGGATTTTTTTTATTCAAAATTTAAGATTTATAAATTAATCTTGATAACACATTCATGCATCTTATGTGAAACATATTAACTCCACCTTATTAACGCTAAATCAGTAAAGAAATAGGCGCTTTCAGTATATAATCCTGAAACCACAATAAGCGTGAGTTTATGGCTATTTAGCGGCTAAAACTAACTACAACATAATCATATAGATGGACTATCTTCAAATTTATTAATAAAAGTTTGGCCTTTATCACAGAGTTAAAAACAGAGTTTTATCCTGTTATTTTTAAATATTTAGGTTTAGATATTATTTCAATAACTTAGCATGGCAAATAATAAGAGATTTCAGTAGATAAGACTTATAAACTTGATCTTTATCTCATAAATGCAGCATTAAATTTTAGAAAAAAGTTGGCGAAAATCAGTCGGTTGGCATACACTGTCATTAGTTAAACAATGCAGATGCATCGTACTAACTGTTCAGTTTCCAGTTACAGCAATGCTGTGACTCTGTCTAACGTAACTTGAGGGTAGTTTTTATGGCACTCACTAAAGCTGATTTGGCTGAGACCTTATTTGAAAAAGTTGGATTAAGTAAACGCGACGCCAAGGAAACGGTAGAAGTATTTTTCGAAGAGATTAAGCAAGCTCTAGAGAGTGGTGAGCAAGTGAAATTATCAGGATTTGGTAATTTTGACTTACGCGAAAAGAGTGAGCGTCCTGGACGTAACCCAAAAACTGGGGAAGATATTCCAATTTCTGCACGCCGAGTTGTAACATTCAAACCGGGTCAGAAGCTGAAAGCTCGTGTAGAGAATCTACCTGTAGAAAAATAGTCTTGCCATTTTAGGCGAACAAGAGAGAAGCCGTGTGATGCAGTTAATCACATGGCTTTTTTATTGCCTGTAATATTAACTCTATGAAGTGAAAGGTTTATACCAATCGTAGTATAACTGCGTTGAATTATTTGATTGTAGAATAACGACTTATCGAAACTATTTCTGATCATTTACTACAGTGATTGGTATTATTCAGGTTGTTATCACAGAATTGTTTTTAATTTGTTATTGTTTTGTTTTTGTAATGGTACAGTTTTTAGTATTAAGTTTTACTAAAAACAGGAAGTGCCGATGGATCGCATTGCATTTATTAAAGACACACTGGATTTCTCTAAGCCAATAAAGTGCACAACTTGGTTATTAGACAATGGAACGCAAGTTAATTATTTAACTAGAGGAATCATCGAAATTGCGCCTAAAAATCCATCAAGTAAAGCAATCGTTTTATCTTCAGGTATTCATGGAAATGAAACCTCACCAATTGAAATCCTTAATGACATAATCAACGATATTCAAGATGGCTCATTAGTATTGCAGCATCCATGTTTGTTTATCTATGGGCATCCAGCAGCAACGCATCAACATATTCGATTCATTGATACCAATTTAAACCGATTGTTTTTACATCACCAAGCACCAGACGATGCTATTCAAGAAGTTGCTATTGCTAATCAATTAATGTCATCTGTTGATGATTTCTATGCTAAATATTCTGAAAAAGAAAAATGGCATTTAGATCTG
The Aliivibrio fischeri ATCC 7744 = JCM 18803 = DSM 507 DNA segment above includes these coding regions:
- a CDS encoding TonB-dependent hemoglobin/transferrin/lactoferrin family receptor, which encodes MSNKKTFLAASILVALSPTLHAETSSNKETTMFDEVVVSATRTEQSIKDTSSSISKVTSDDIEKTMATDIQDALKYTPGVSANGGGRFGLSGFTIRGMSDSRIKMLVDGVQQPTPYNPGSNEQRKYPSTIEIDTLKAIEVNKGPSSTLYGSDALGGTVLMETKNPEDILRTDGDENAFEVKTSYNSIDTSSKTTGTWAMRAAELETLIMLTYKKGNESQTHSNGADIEGPDRGAANPADAQIGNLLAKAFYQLNDSHRIGATVEYFTSQYDEDELSQNGYSMMSRGTPIITYYDNYNKDTNTRLRVGLEHEWQANNSLFDTLESKLNVQQTESLSENYDTSTGPYGSGRRMRERIATDDSIQFDAQFDKIAEFGEGFHQITYGVSFRQNKFATENTDYKYDKGTVGPGHTDMPDATMTQYGIFAQDQAFLFNEQLVLTAGLRYDSFKAEPETNEGFKTEYPDSQNDAFTAKLGSVYHINNNFSVLGQISQGFKAPTLQDMYYFYDSGAVIDANPDLKAESSISYEAGIRAQSNAAQLELIAFYNDYSDFINQKYIGKVVGGPNDGKEHYTKENIDSAEIYGIEFNSTYLLDEAFNAPQGTYSKLSIAYAEGRDKKTGAPIDSVAPLTSNLGLGYDSVGYTYGALLNINMVAGKDKWSNVGNENINVAGYTLVDLTAYYKPMKDLTLRGGLFNAFDKQYWLYNDMIGTEVGEEGIDRQAQAGRNWGIELDYKF
- the pheS gene encoding phenylalanine--tRNA ligase subunit alpha — encoded protein: MQHLDEIIANATAEIEQAGSLVALDEVRVQYLGKKGHLTLQLQGLGKLDPSERREAGQLINKGKQAVQAMLTERKDALQTAELEAKLAAETIDVSLPGRRIENGGLHPVTRTVERIEQFFGELGFSTESGPEIEDAFHNFDALNIAEDHPARTDHDTFFFNPDLMLRTHTSGVQIRTMENGKPPFRFIAPGRVYRNDYDQTHTPMFHQVEGMLVDENVNFAQLKGILHDFLCNFFEEEVEVRFRPSFFPFTEPSAEVDVKRKDGKWLEVLGCGMVHPNVLRSVGIDPEKYSGFAFGMGVERLTMLRYGVNDLRAFFENDLRFLKQFK
- the pheT gene encoding phenylalanine--tRNA ligase subunit beta, which codes for MKFSESWLREWVKPAINSEELAHQITMAGLEVDEVAPVAGEFTGVKVGKVVECGQHPDADKLRVTKIDIGEEELLDIVCGASNCRLGLTVAVATVGAVLPGNFKIKKAKLRGVPSHGMLCSFSELGIDVESEGILELPEGTTLGADVRDILELNDVAIDVDLTANRADCFSIRGLAREVGVLNRADVTEPTIAAVATSIEDAVSIEVKATEACPRYLGRVIKNVNAKAETPIWMQEKLRRCGIRSIDAIVDITNYVMLEQGQPMHAFDLAKIDGGIVVRMAEQDEKLTLLDGNEAKLNDNTLVIADQNKALAIAGIFGGQESGVTSETTDIMLECAFFAPDHIRGRARAYGLHTDSSLRFERGVDSTLQAAAMERATQLLVELCGGEVAPVVAVESEADLPKANTVELRRSKLDGLLGHHIPSTDVVEILTRLGCAVESTDTGWTASSPSWRFDIAIEQDLIEEVGRIYGYNNIPNQAPVAALNMNDHKEANQPLKRVRDLLVDRGYHEAITYSFVEPEQQKLIVPEIEPLILPFPISAEMSAMRLSLWTGLINTVVHNQKRQQPRVRLFESGLRFIPEESAENGMRQEMMLAGIIAGTRGEEHWDIATNTVDFFDLKGDLEAVLELTANELAYEFKAAKHPALHPGQTAAIVVDGKEVGFIGTVHPELERKFGLNGRTIMFEIEWDAINTRVIPEAASVSKFPANRRDIAIVADEAIASGDIVAECLASGGELLTSAKLFDVYRGQGVEEGKKSLAIALTLQSVERTLEEADITSAVDAIVAAIGEKFSATLRD
- the ihfA gene encoding integration host factor subunit alpha, which encodes MALTKADLAETLFEKVGLSKRDAKETVEVFFEEIKQALESGEQVKLSGFGNFDLREKSERPGRNPKTGEDIPISARRVVTFKPGQKLKARVENLPVEK